One part of the Oceanihabitans sp. IOP_32 genome encodes these proteins:
- the pglZ gene encoding BREX-1 system phosphatase PglZ type A, protein MSQKIQEALEHKFKSHDVIFWYDENSELKEDFENLVFNSIEKVHVNGNEFEVKHRVTTKKAEEKYLLYFNTKKPKNNENWLLDLELAYHQFHTDQEAIILQELGLDFNFKTLVAKHLLFFKSKERLDNLKSLLGDGDSHNDIRYKMLAVVFNTEHVNLNTFIHAHGTAFANGNEKMDRDLERYNLVDFYWNEINDKFKYQNKAPKIYDFLIEAFSNSAITTETSKLSKESKLLLSLWKDTITYRTGFNTISEKIAEDLNIEDQLNTINLETILEEDLFKLIDKKIIHELVHRLIDESISNESIQTSIKSRENKFWYTTFEPYYQCIAFASQLQDKIKTTQSIFKSITDGLQNYTNTYYEIDYLYRKFILWYRKSNHDSILGRLANTIEKLYTNTWLLKSNNQWQKVVNNVNTWPINESYAQRQFYKQHVKPFVDKNQRVFVIISDALRYECGAELNNLLVKENRYDASIQGLVASIPSYTQLGMASLLPNTDIKIDEGSDAVSVDGMSASGVIGRAKILQQNSEARATAIKADDFMQLNANTDGREFVKQYDVIYIYHNRIDKTGDDKTTEDKVFDAVEDELDFFMEMLKKISNMNGNNMLITSDHGFLYQYQNIDESDYIKLEVKGDVVKYNRRFVLGNDITANDTVKQFTQKQLGLSSTGDVLIPKSVNRLRVKGAGSKFVHGGASLQEIIIPVIKVNKKRQDTTTFVDIDIIKSTDKITTNLLPVSFIQMTAVNKNSLGRTIRAAIFAEDNTMLSDQYKYVFDSEDENQRQREVKHRFQLTALASGKYKNQRVKLVLEEPMDRSNKWKVYKEYYYTLNISFTTDFDGF, encoded by the coding sequence ATGAGTCAAAAAATACAAGAAGCATTAGAACATAAATTCAAATCGCACGATGTCATATTTTGGTATGATGAGAACAGTGAACTCAAAGAAGATTTTGAAAATTTAGTATTTAATAGTATTGAAAAAGTACATGTAAATGGCAACGAATTTGAAGTAAAACACCGCGTAACAACCAAAAAGGCTGAAGAAAAATACTTACTCTATTTTAATACCAAAAAACCAAAAAACAACGAAAACTGGTTGTTGGATTTAGAGTTGGCTTACCATCAATTCCATACAGATCAAGAAGCCATTATATTACAAGAATTAGGGTTAGACTTTAATTTTAAAACATTAGTGGCGAAGCATCTATTGTTTTTTAAATCCAAAGAGCGTTTAGATAATTTAAAAAGCCTATTAGGTGATGGCGATAGCCATAATGATATTCGCTATAAAATGCTGGCAGTAGTCTTTAACACGGAACACGTTAACCTAAATACCTTTATTCATGCACATGGAACCGCGTTTGCCAATGGCAACGAAAAAATGGATCGTGATCTGGAGCGTTACAATTTAGTAGATTTCTATTGGAATGAAATTAATGATAAGTTTAAGTACCAAAATAAAGCACCTAAAATTTATGATTTCTTAATTGAAGCATTTAGCAATAGCGCCATAACAACGGAAACATCTAAATTATCAAAAGAGTCTAAATTGTTACTGTCGCTTTGGAAAGACACCATCACTTATAGAACAGGGTTCAATACCATTTCAGAAAAAATTGCTGAAGATTTAAACATAGAGGACCAATTAAACACCATAAATCTTGAAACAATTCTAGAAGAAGATCTATTTAAATTAATAGATAAAAAAATAATTCACGAATTGGTTCATCGATTAATTGACGAAAGTATATCAAATGAGAGTATTCAAACAAGCATTAAGTCTAGAGAAAATAAATTTTGGTATACAACTTTCGAACCCTACTACCAATGCATAGCATTTGCTTCACAATTACAGGATAAAATAAAAACCACACAAAGTATTTTTAAATCCATTACCGATGGTCTGCAAAACTATACCAATACCTATTATGAAATAGACTATTTGTATCGTAAATTCATACTATGGTATAGAAAATCGAACCATGATAGTATTTTAGGAAGATTAGCAAATACTATTGAAAAACTATATACCAATACTTGGTTACTAAAATCTAACAACCAATGGCAAAAAGTCGTTAATAATGTTAATACTTGGCCAATTAACGAAAGTTATGCCCAACGTCAATTTTATAAGCAGCACGTAAAACCGTTTGTAGATAAGAACCAACGTGTTTTTGTGATTATTTCAGATGCGCTTCGTTACGAATGTGGCGCGGAGTTAAATAACCTTTTAGTAAAAGAAAATCGCTATGATGCTTCAATACAAGGGTTAGTGGCTTCAATACCTTCATATACACAATTAGGTATGGCGTCATTGCTTCCCAATACAGATATAAAAATTGATGAAGGTAGTGATGCAGTAAGTGTTGATGGCATGTCGGCTTCTGGGGTTATTGGAAGAGCAAAAATTTTACAACAGAATTCAGAAGCTAGAGCGACGGCAATTAAAGCGGATGATTTTATGCAATTGAATGCCAATACAGACGGTAGAGAATTTGTAAAGCAATACGATGTTATTTATATCTATCATAATAGAATTGATAAAACAGGGGATGACAAAACTACTGAAGATAAAGTGTTTGATGCTGTTGAAGATGAATTAGACTTCTTTATGGAAATGCTAAAGAAAATTTCCAATATGAATGGTAATAACATGCTTATCACTTCAGATCATGGTTTCTTATATCAGTATCAAAATATCGATGAAAGTGATTATATAAAATTAGAAGTAAAAGGTGATGTCGTAAAATACAATAGACGCTTTGTTTTAGGCAATGATATAACTGCTAACGACACTGTAAAACAGTTTACACAAAAACAATTAGGGCTTTCAAGTACGGGTGATGTATTAATTCCAAAATCAGTAAATAGGCTACGTGTAAAGGGAGCGGGCTCTAAATTTGTACATGGTGGTGCGTCGTTACAAGAAATTATTATTCCTGTTATTAAGGTCAACAAAAAAAGACAAGACACCACAACTTTTGTAGACATTGATATTATTAAATCAACAGATAAGATTACAACAAATTTATTGCCAGTATCATTTATTCAAATGACTGCGGTTAATAAAAACAGTTTAGGAAGAACTATTCGCGCCGCAATATTTGCTGAAGACAATACGATGTTAAGCGACCAATATAAATACGTATTCGATAGCGAGGATGAAAACCAAAGGCAACGTGAAGTGAAACATAGGTTTCAATTAACAGCATTGGCTAGTGGTAAATATAAAAACCAACGCGTAAAATTAGTCCTCGAAGAACCTATGGATCGTTCAAATAAATGGAAAGTATATAAAGAATATTACTATACACTTAACATATCATTTACAACTGATTTTGACGGATTTTAA
- the brxL gene encoding BREX system Lon protease-like protein BrxL, which produces MKTLNEKINTHFAGKVVRKDLTKLVKGNAIVPTYVLEYLLGQYCATDDEETIIQGVETVKTIIAKHFVHREESQIIKSMVREKGSHRIIDKVAVQLNDRQDRYEASFANLGLTRIPISDSIIKEHQKLLSSGVWCILTLGYSPSEERDHTPWFVESLKPIQVSNVDIDEYKSTRKQFSKEEWIDMLMQSIGLNPTEFTFRSKLLQLTRLVPFVENNYNLIELGPKGTGKSHIYSEMSPHGILISGGEVSKAKLFVNNSSGEIGLVGYWDVVAYDEFAGKTKRVDRGLVDIMKNYMANKSFSRGTQVYGASASMVFVGNTDHSVAYMLKHSDLFDALPKDYYDTAFLDRMHAYLPGWEVQKLRNEMFTSEYGFIVDYLAEILKNLRKEDRTHDYTKFFELSSTITTRDKTSIAKTYAGLIKVIYPDDAYSELEAKEILDFAIENRKRVKDQLRKMDETFEEVDFSYVSKSSGESFDIETLEEIQYKPKPVVSEGNENQMVSNESSPQIKDKIQLNPGQKIIRDNQTGISYDNLFGAYLLNSSDIKVVDPYVRLPYQLRNLMEFAKLIAEKKETDSEVKLHLVTSNNEDFIANVKEAFDQMTYSLESMGIIFSYEFDDYIHDRSITSDNGWKIILGRGLDIWQKTGGWYDISEYVQEQRICKACEITFVKEG; this is translated from the coding sequence ATGAAAACATTAAATGAAAAAATAAACACCCACTTCGCAGGTAAAGTAGTCCGTAAAGATCTTACTAAACTAGTTAAAGGTAATGCTATTGTACCCACTTACGTTTTAGAATACCTATTAGGTCAATATTGTGCGACTGATGATGAAGAAACCATTATTCAAGGGGTTGAAACAGTCAAAACTATTATAGCTAAACACTTTGTACATCGCGAGGAATCCCAAATCATAAAGTCAATGGTTCGAGAAAAAGGATCTCATAGAATTATTGATAAAGTGGCTGTGCAATTAAATGATCGTCAAGACAGATATGAGGCGTCTTTCGCTAATTTAGGACTGACTAGAATACCAATTTCAGATAGTATCATTAAAGAACATCAGAAATTATTGTCAAGTGGTGTTTGGTGTATCCTTACTTTAGGGTATTCACCTTCTGAAGAAAGAGATCACACACCTTGGTTTGTTGAAAGTTTAAAACCCATTCAAGTATCTAATGTAGATATTGATGAATATAAAAGTACACGTAAACAGTTTTCAAAAGAAGAATGGATAGACATGCTAATGCAATCCATTGGTTTAAATCCTACTGAATTTACATTTAGATCAAAATTATTGCAACTAACACGTTTAGTACCTTTTGTAGAAAACAATTATAATTTGATTGAATTAGGGCCAAAAGGAACTGGTAAATCTCATATCTATTCAGAAATGTCACCACATGGAATTTTAATATCTGGTGGTGAAGTATCGAAAGCAAAATTATTTGTAAATAACAGTTCTGGTGAAATTGGTTTGGTAGGCTATTGGGATGTTGTAGCATATGATGAATTTGCAGGTAAAACAAAACGCGTAGATCGTGGTTTAGTAGACATCATGAAAAACTATATGGCAAACAAGTCATTTTCAAGAGGTACTCAAGTATATGGCGCATCCGCATCTATGGTTTTTGTGGGGAATACAGACCATTCTGTAGCTTATATGCTCAAGCATAGTGATTTGTTCGATGCACTACCGAAAGATTACTACGACACCGCTTTTTTAGACAGAATGCATGCCTACTTACCAGGTTGGGAAGTTCAAAAATTGCGTAACGAAATGTTTACATCGGAATATGGTTTCATAGTAGATTATCTGGCTGAAATATTAAAAAACTTAAGAAAAGAAGACCGTACGCACGATTACACGAAGTTTTTTGAATTATCCAGTACTATTACAACTAGAGATAAAACATCCATAGCAAAAACCTATGCAGGTTTAATTAAAGTCATTTATCCAGATGATGCGTATTCAGAATTGGAAGCAAAAGAAATATTAGATTTTGCAATCGAAAACAGAAAACGCGTTAAAGATCAATTGCGTAAAATGGATGAAACCTTTGAAGAAGTAGATTTTAGTTATGTGAGTAAATCTTCAGGTGAATCATTTGACATAGAAACTTTAGAAGAAATCCAATACAAACCAAAGCCAGTTGTTTCTGAAGGAAATGAAAACCAAATGGTTTCAAATGAAAGTAGCCCTCAAATAAAAGATAAAATCCAATTAAATCCTGGTCAAAAAATCATTAGGGATAACCAAACAGGTATTTCCTATGATAACCTGTTTGGAGCATATTTATTAAACAGTTCGGATATCAAAGTGGTGGATCCTTATGTTAGATTGCCATATCAATTGAGAAACTTAATGGAGTTTGCAAAACTAATCGCTGAAAAAAAAGAAACCGATTCAGAAGTCAAATTACACCTGGTAACAAGCAATAATGAAGATTTTATAGCGAATGTAAAAGAAGCCTTTGACCAAATGACATATTCATTAGAATCCATGGGTATTATTTTTTCCTATGAATTTGATGATTACATTCATGACAGGTCAATTACATCTGATAATGGTTGGAAAATAATCCTCGGAAGAGGCCTTGACATTTGGCAAAAAACTGGTGGTTGGTATGATATCAGTGAATATGTTCAAGAACAACGTATTTGTAAAGCTTGTGAGATTACATTTGTAAAGGAAGGATAA
- a CDS encoding helix-turn-helix domain-containing protein, whose product MKFPQNNIIDNWLNKNGNPEIARLVEKNLALTEKINSILKERGIKKGEFAKMLGKNPSEVSKWLSGAHNLTLKSINKMEFVLGVDLINIEPITEVKYVYLGLIQGGELENAMNDYEDSNYNIAM is encoded by the coding sequence ATGAAATTTCCACAAAACAATATTATAGATAATTGGTTAAACAAAAATGGTAATCCTGAAATAGCAAGATTAGTAGAAAAAAATCTTGCCTTAACAGAAAAGATTAATTCCATATTAAAAGAACGTGGTATTAAAAAAGGTGAATTTGCTAAAATGTTAGGCAAAAATCCTTCTGAAGTATCAAAATGGCTATCAGGTGCTCATAATTTAACTTTGAAAAGCATTAATAAAATGGAGTTTGTTTTAGGTGTCGATTTAATTAATATTGAACCTATTACAGAAGTTAAATATGTGTATTTAGGCTTAATTCAAGGCGGTGAACTTGAAAACGCAATGAACGATTATGAAGATTCTAATTACAATATTGCTATGTAA
- a CDS encoding helix-turn-helix domain-containing protein, giving the protein MENPFEIINERLKRIENLLENIYSNIGTKETNIITSKIMDIEQLSNYLGLSKSHIYKLTSSHTIPHSKRGKRLYFDKETINSWVLENKIWTQDDIEKQASDYLIKKGKHF; this is encoded by the coding sequence ATGGAAAATCCTTTTGAAATTATTAACGAAAGATTAAAGAGAATTGAAAACTTACTTGAAAACATCTATTCAAATATTGGTACAAAAGAAACCAATATTATTACTTCTAAAATTATGGATATTGAACAGCTTTCAAATTATTTAGGTTTATCAAAATCGCATATATATAAACTAACAAGTAGTCATACTATACCGCATTCTAAAAGAGGTAAAAGGCTTTATTTTGATAAGGAAACGATAAATAGTTGGGTGTTGGAAAATAAAATATGGACACAGGATGATATTGAAAAACAAGCATCTGATTATTTAATTAAAAAAGGGAAACACTTTTAG
- a CDS encoding DUF5675 family protein, whose translation MLLVLHRIYFPEGTHGLLQYDGKTICYTIELPWLNNRRMVSCIPEGKYILKKRFSKKFGWHIHLIDVPGRQFILIHPANDAKKELLGCIAPVSNCTGIGKGNYSRKALKKLTDLVFPLLDKNTEVELLITSA comes from the coding sequence ATGCTATTAGTATTACATAGGATCTATTTCCCTGAAGGTACTCATGGACTATTGCAATACGATGGAAAAACTATTTGTTATACCATTGAATTGCCCTGGTTAAATAACAGGCGCATGGTATCTTGTATTCCTGAAGGGAAGTACATTCTAAAAAAGCGATTTAGTAAAAAGTTTGGTTGGCATATACATCTCATTGATGTACCAGGAAGACAATTCATATTAATTCATCCTGCAAATGATGCCAAAAAAGAACTGTTAGGTTGCATTGCACCAGTATCTAATTGCACTGGAATAGGTAAGGGTAATTATTCAAGAAAAGCACTCAAAAAATTGACTGATTTGGTTTTTCCACTGTTAGACAAGAATACGGAAGTGGAATTGTTAATTACCTCTGCTTAA